CCATGCAATCATACACCGCACAAAACCTGTTTTAACGATTGATCAATTAAAATCAATCATTCATGAAAATAAACAATAATTTGAAGGCTGGTAGGCCTTATGTTATCTCCCCATCCCAAAACCCCAGCGCTTCAGCCTTTATCCCACCCCCCCCAACAAAAATAGCTTGTAGAACCTCCGAATCTTTTGGACTTTTGAGCCAAAGATTATGATTTCATGGGGAAACATGAATTTACGCCGAAGCTGTTTACTTTACTGAAGGAAGGGGTGGCTAAAAAGCAGCTGCTAAAAGATCTTGTGGCGGGTATTATCGTAGGCATCGTGGCCTTACCGCTGACTCTTGCGTTTGCGATCGCTTCTGGGGTTTCTCCTGAGAAGGGGCTGATCACAGCGATTGTTGCTGGTTTGACGATTTCTGTGCTGGGGGGGAGCCGGGTGCAAATCGGTGGGCCCACCGGGGCTTTTATCGTAATTGTTTATGGCATTGTTCAAACGCATGGTGTCAATGGGCTTACCATTGCCACGTTTATGGCGGGTTTTCTGATTATCGGCCTGGGCCTCGCCCGGCTTGGCAATTACCTGAAATTTATCCCCTATCCTTTGATTGTGGGGTTTACGAGTGGAATCGCCATCATTATTTTTTCCTCCCAAATGAAAGACTTTTTCGGTCTGGAAATGGGCGCCGTTCCTGCCGACTTTATTGAAAAATGGTCTACCTATTGGCATCATTTTCAATCTGTAAATGGGGTAGCCGTCATCATCGCAATGGCGACTGTAATGATTTCTTTAACTTTTGGCAGGGTGTCTTCAAAAATACCGGGTTCAATTGTAGCCATTATCCTCAGTACGGTTGTGGTTTATTTTTTTGACCTCCCTGTAGAAACCATTGAAAGCAAATTTGGCGAAATCCCCAATCGTATAAGCCTGCCAACATTTCCTTCCATAGATTTTGCGACCATCCAGCAATTAATACAACCAGCCATTGCCATTGCTTTGCTGGGAAGTATAGAATCGTTGCTCTCGGCCGTGGTTTCTGACGGTATGATCGGCGGCAGACATCGTTCGAATATGGAACTGGTAGCACAGGGAACTGCAAATATATTCTCAGGACTTTTTGGTGGTATTCCCGCCAC
The Bacteroidia bacterium DNA segment above includes these coding regions:
- the sulP gene encoding sulfate permease, with protein sequence MGKHEFTPKLFTLLKEGVAKKQLLKDLVAGIIVGIVALPLTLAFAIASGVSPEKGLITAIVAGLTISVLGGSRVQIGGPTGAFIVIVYGIVQTHGVNGLTIATFMAGFLIIGLGLARLGNYLKFIPYPLIVGFTSGIAIIIFSSQMKDFFGLEMGAVPADFIEKWSTYWHHFQSVNGVAVIIAMATVMISLTFGRVSSKIPGSIVAIILSTVVVYFFDLPVETIESKFGEIPNRISLPTFPSIDFATIQQLIQPAIAIALLGSIESLLSAVVSDGMIGGRHRSNMELVAQGTANIFSGLFGGIPATGAIARTVTNIKNGGRTPIAGVVHAIVLLLIMLLLAPVAKLIPLSCLAGILVVVAWHMGEWHHFKALLKSNRMDVFVLLTTFFLTVFFDLIVAIEVGMILSSFIFMKRMSEATSVQNAMNLFSTNEENGEQLFEEELPEIPKGVLIYEINGPLFFGASQKFQEVITDLNQQPKILILRVRHVPFIDATGANRLREIYKSLLSYGTKIIISGANHDVKKELLNMGLYTDLGKTNICDNINEALQRAKEIIEDKK